From a region of the Paenibacillus segetis genome:
- a CDS encoding ABC transporter substrate-binding protein: MKKSKSMIVLLLTCMMLVMAACSSGGGDAAKSETSTEIKFWTISLSPTFDDYINGMVDTFEKDNPGVKVKWEDIPIDAVEQKTLTSSASGNLADVVNLNTEFLKKLASLGALANMDELAADVKGDFYEGVWTAGEYKGSTYALPWYLANDVVLYNKDLLKKAGFDTPPTTVDEAWEMTKVIKEKTGAYGYSLTTIRDELLYSGIPILNEDFTKAAFNVPQAVEIFAKYKERNKEGLIPEEILLDQAKPQEWYAQEKLAWWQTGPNLFRQVNDLAPAVYEKSDATSSFAYSTGQIPVNTMNIAVSEKSKNKDAAVKFAKFVTNAENQLQLSKLSSVLPSAKKAAEDTFFAAGKDSTDPVEKGRYLAVNQLEKSMDLLPPVENLADINRAINDEFKRMLSDDLDPADAVAAAEDAVNKLLQ; the protein is encoded by the coding sequence TTGAAAAAATCAAAAAGTATGATCGTTTTACTACTCACATGCATGATGCTTGTGATGGCAGCCTGCTCGAGCGGAGGGGGAGATGCCGCAAAGTCCGAAACCTCCACAGAAATCAAGTTTTGGACGATCTCGCTGAGCCCGACTTTCGATGATTACATCAATGGCATGGTCGATACGTTTGAGAAAGACAACCCAGGGGTGAAAGTGAAGTGGGAGGATATTCCGATCGATGCGGTTGAGCAGAAGACGTTGACAAGCAGTGCTTCAGGTAATTTGGCGGATGTCGTTAACCTGAACACCGAGTTTTTAAAGAAACTTGCTTCACTCGGCGCACTGGCTAATATGGACGAGCTCGCTGCTGATGTAAAAGGTGACTTTTACGAGGGTGTATGGACAGCAGGTGAATACAAAGGATCAACGTACGCGCTTCCTTGGTATTTGGCTAACGACGTTGTGCTCTACAACAAGGATCTGCTGAAAAAGGCAGGATTTGATACCCCTCCAACGACGGTGGATGAAGCCTGGGAAATGACGAAAGTCATTAAGGAAAAGACAGGCGCATATGGATACTCCCTGACAACAATCCGAGATGAGTTGCTGTACAGCGGTATCCCAATTCTGAATGAAGATTTTACAAAGGCTGCATTTAATGTGCCGCAAGCTGTTGAAATTTTCGCGAAATATAAGGAGCGTAACAAAGAAGGGCTGATTCCGGAAGAGATTCTGCTGGATCAGGCAAAGCCGCAAGAATGGTATGCACAGGAGAAGCTTGCTTGGTGGCAAACTGGACCTAACCTGTTCCGTCAAGTCAATGATTTGGCTCCAGCAGTGTATGAAAAATCGGATGCAACAAGCTCTTTTGCTTACAGCACCGGTCAAATTCCTGTAAATACAATGAACATCGCCGTATCGGAGAAGAGCAAGAATAAGGACGCAGCGGTTAAGTTTGCGAAGTTCGTGACGAATGCCGAGAACCAACTTCAGCTCAGCAAGCTTTCCTCTGTTCTTCCTTCTGCGAAAAAAGCTGCAGAGGATACTTTCTTCGCAGCAGGTAAAGACTCAACCGATCCAGTTGAGAAGGGCCGTTACTTGGCTGTAAACCAGCTTGAGAAATCAATGGATTTACTGCCTCCAGTTGAGAATCTGGCTGATATCAATAGAGCTATTAATGATGAATTCAAACGTATGCTTTCTGACGATTTAGATCCTGC